The following are encoded together in the Bacteroidales bacterium genome:
- a CDS encoding LytTR family transcriptional regulator DNA-binding domain-containing protein yields the protein MKKESLSFELSKLLFVSSDGNYVEFCLRNGKPARKIPIRNSITNIEQQFRDIPHYFRYHRAFIVNLKTVVSKKGNSLGYQLTLQDCHQKIPVFRQKVKAFDKLYREVAS from the coding sequence CTGAAAAAAGAATCCCTTAGCTTTGAGCTCAGTAAATTGCTTTTTGTGAGCTCAGATGGCAACTATGTGGAGTTCTGCCTCCGGAACGGCAAGCCGGCCAGGAAAATACCCATCCGGAATTCGATCACCAACATTGAACAACAGTTCAGGGACATTCCACATTATTTCAGGTACCACCGGGCCTTCATTGTAAACTTGAAGACCGTAGTATCAAAAAAAGGAAATTCTCTGGGCTACCAGCTTACACTTCAGGATTGCCATCAAAAGATTCCCGTATTCCGCCAGAAGGTCAAAGCCTTTGACAAGCTATACCGCGAAGTGGCCTCTTAG
- a CDS encoding L-lactate permease — protein MSAGILALLAALPIFAIFVFMVGFRWPATRAMPLAFILTLLLALFIWKTPGNWIAAASLNGVVIAFKILFIVFGALLLLFTLRESGAIKAINRGFTNISADKRVQAIIIAWLFGGFIEGSAGFGTPAALAAPLLLSLGFPALAAVMVALIANVTPVSFGSVGTPTLLGIQPSLDIPSVQEYIAQSGLSYAEYMQQIGVWTALQHALPGLLLPLIMVVMMTRFFGEKRSIRDGLAIWPYALFAGFCFVGPYVAVALLLGPEFPSLLGGLLGLLILIPATRAGFLVPKTTWNFPDRSQWEKNWTGTISMEKPEAAKSSILKAWIPYMLIGLLLVLTRVRTLPLYEWVKSADIPYTGLFGTTVSGTIDPLYNPGILPFILVSLLCIPLFRMKRREIGAAWSEALRRIKNPVIALIFAVPMVRIMMQSGNNPEGITGMPIAMAAAMSSIFQGSWPLVDSFIGALGSFMAGSNTVSNMLFSLFQFSVAEQLGFSTILIVSLQNIGGAMGNMICVHNVIAACATVGLAGVEGLLIRRNLLPMAIVGGIVGIIGLILVYTVGQGMI, from the coding sequence ATGTCTGCCGGAATCCTGGCCCTGCTGGCCGCCCTGCCCATATTCGCTATATTTGTTTTTATGGTGGGTTTTCGCTGGCCCGCCACCAGGGCGATGCCCCTGGCCTTTATCCTTACACTCCTCCTGGCCCTTTTCATCTGGAAAACACCGGGGAACTGGATCGCAGCTGCCTCGCTGAACGGGGTGGTAATCGCCTTTAAGATCCTGTTTATCGTCTTCGGAGCGCTGCTACTGCTCTTTACCCTGCGCGAAAGCGGTGCCATTAAGGCCATTAACCGGGGATTTACCAATATCTCTGCCGACAAGAGAGTGCAGGCCATTATTATTGCCTGGCTTTTTGGCGGTTTTATTGAAGGATCTGCAGGCTTTGGTACTCCGGCTGCACTGGCCGCGCCCCTGCTGCTCTCCCTGGGATTTCCGGCCCTGGCTGCCGTTATGGTGGCCCTGATCGCCAATGTAACTCCCGTATCTTTTGGATCGGTGGGCACCCCCACGCTGTTGGGAATTCAGCCCTCGCTGGACATCCCCTCCGTACAGGAGTACATCGCCCAATCGGGCCTGAGTTATGCAGAGTATATGCAACAAATCGGAGTGTGGACCGCCTTACAGCATGCCCTTCCCGGACTGCTGCTGCCGCTGATCATGGTGGTCATGATGACCCGCTTCTTCGGAGAGAAACGAAGCATCCGGGACGGACTGGCCATCTGGCCCTATGCCCTGTTTGCCGGCTTCTGTTTTGTAGGGCCCTATGTGGCCGTGGCCCTGTTGCTCGGACCCGAGTTCCCCAGCCTGCTGGGAGGATTGCTGGGACTGCTGATCCTTATCCCGGCCACCAGGGCTGGCTTCCTGGTTCCTAAAACCACCTGGAATTTTCCCGACAGGTCGCAATGGGAAAAGAACTGGACAGGAACCATCAGCATGGAAAAACCTGAAGCCGCAAAAAGTTCCATACTAAAAGCCTGGATCCCTTATATGCTGATTGGCCTCTTGCTTGTCCTCACCAGGGTTCGCACCCTCCCTCTCTATGAATGGGTGAAATCGGCAGATATTCCCTATACCGGCCTGTTTGGCACCACGGTCAGCGGCACGATTGATCCGCTGTATAATCCTGGTATCCTTCCATTTATCCTGGTCTCCCTGCTTTGCATCCCCCTCTTCCGGATGAAAAGAAGAGAGATCGGGGCCGCCTGGTCAGAGGCCCTGAGAAGAATCAAGAATCCGGTGATCGCATTGATCTTCGCGGTCCCTATGGTCCGGATCATGATGCAGTCGGGAAATAATCCGGAGGGGATCACGGGCATGCCCATTGCCATGGCTGCTGCCATGAGCAGCATCTTCCAGGGTAGCTGGCCGCTGGTGGACTCCTTCATCGGGGCACTGGGCTCCTTTATGGCCGGATCCAATACGGTTTCCAATATGCTTTTTTCCCTCTTCCAGTTTTCCGTGGCCGAGCAGCTGGGCTTTTCCACCATCCTGATCGTAAGCCTGCAGAACATCGGCGGTGCCATGGGCAATATGATTTGTGTGCACAATGTAATTGCAGCCTGTGCCACGGTGGGGCTGGCCGGAGTGGAAGGCCTGCTGATCCGGCGCAACCTGCTGCCCATGGCCATCGTGGGCGGAATTGTAGGAATTATCGGCCTGATCCTGGTCTATACGGTGGGCCAGGGTATGATCTGA
- a CDS encoding glycerate kinase, whose amino-acid sequence MNILIAPDSFKDSLSAMEVAVALGRGIQKILPDASCVLLPMADGGEGTVEALIDATKGRRVELKVMDPLMREIGSFYGITGDGKTAVIEMAAASGIELLKAGERNPWVTSTYGTGQLIGDALDHGVKKILLGIGGSATNDGGAGMAQALGVRFRGKSGLLDVQGGGVLGEVVRIGMEGLDPRLAEVEIVAACDVDNPLTGPRGASFTYGPQKGAHEEMAGKLDRNLFHLAELVRNQLGKEVDQLPGAGAAGGLGAGLMAFLGARLVGGFDMIAALVGLEEKIREADLVITGEGKMDAQTPYGKTPFGVAQIARKAGLPVIGVAGTLDEGASVLYEMGFDLLMPIQEKPGDLEASLKNGEQLLERCGERMARLLRMQI is encoded by the coding sequence ATGAATATTCTGATTGCACCCGATTCGTTTAAGGACTCGCTGAGCGCCATGGAGGTGGCTGTCGCCCTGGGCCGGGGGATCCAAAAGATTCTTCCGGATGCTTCCTGCGTCCTGCTTCCAATGGCAGATGGGGGCGAAGGAACCGTGGAGGCTCTGATCGATGCCACTAAAGGCAGGCGGGTTGAATTGAAGGTAATGGATCCTCTGATGAGGGAGATTGGCTCCTTTTACGGGATTACCGGGGATGGAAAGACCGCTGTCATTGAGATGGCCGCCGCCTCGGGCATTGAGCTTCTGAAGGCCGGTGAGCGGAATCCCTGGGTTACCTCCACCTATGGTACCGGACAGTTGATCGGGGATGCCCTGGATCATGGGGTGAAAAAAATTCTGTTGGGTATCGGGGGGAGTGCCACCAACGACGGAGGAGCCGGCATGGCCCAGGCACTCGGGGTAAGGTTCAGGGGGAAGTCCGGACTCCTGGATGTTCAGGGGGGAGGTGTACTCGGGGAGGTGGTCCGGATCGGAATGGAAGGACTGGATCCCAGGCTGGCTGAGGTGGAGATCGTGGCGGCCTGCGATGTGGATAATCCACTGACCGGTCCGAGGGGGGCTTCTTTCACCTATGGCCCGCAAAAAGGGGCCCATGAAGAGATGGCCGGCAAACTGGACCGGAATCTTTTTCATCTGGCAGAGTTGGTCAGGAATCAACTGGGCAAAGAAGTGGATCAGCTTCCCGGCGCGGGGGCGGCCGGCGGACTGGGAGCAGGTTTGATGGCTTTCCTGGGCGCACGACTGGTAGGGGGCTTTGATATGATTGCCGCTTTGGTCGGACTGGAGGAGAAGATCAGGGAAGCAGACCTGGTAATTACCGGAGAGGGAAAGATGGATGCCCAGACCCCATACGGGAAAACGCCTTTCGGAGTTGCACAGATAGCCAGGAAGGCAGGTTTACCGGTTATCGGGGTAGCCGGCACACTGGATGAAGGTGCCAGTGTTTTGTATGAAATGGGTTTTGATCTGCTGATGCCTATTCAGGAAAAACCCGGTGATCTGGAAGCTTCGCTCAAAAATGGGGAACAGCTCCTGGAGCGATGCGGGGAACGTATGGCCAGGTTGCTCAGAATGCAGATTTAG
- a CDS encoding aspartate kinase encodes MLVFKFGGASVKSAGAVRNMVEILRRYPGEEIVVVVSAMGKTTNAMERIIDLYTSGKSEQLKKEFGELKSFHLEVVRGLFENEEARVYAELEQLFENLAGRLAGEPTLNYDFDYDQLICYGELLSTTIIAHYLNLVKIPARWMDIRRSLKTDNTWREAKIDWELSNQLVNGQFVFTGERILITQGFLGSTINDQSTSLGREGSDYTAAILAYLLKADSVTIWKDVPGVLNADPKYFENTVLLKELSYLDAIELAYFGTSVIHPKTIKPLQNKNINLHVKSFLDPDAPGTLVGNLSYKRLTPSFIFKMDQVLIRISPLDFSFINEGNLEEIFGIFSKYGLKINLMQNSAISFKMIVNNDKRRLRLVIDELEEKFRVAYQTGLELVTIRYFDQSTIDRVMINKELILEQRGLQNIELLIRDLG; translated from the coding sequence ATGCTTGTATTCAAATTTGGAGGAGCTTCCGTGAAGAGCGCCGGGGCCGTTAGAAATATGGTGGAGATACTCCGGCGATACCCCGGGGAGGAGATAGTGGTGGTGGTATCGGCCATGGGCAAGACCACCAATGCCATGGAGCGGATCATCGATCTTTACACTTCCGGGAAGAGTGAGCAGTTGAAGAAGGAGTTCGGAGAGTTAAAATCCTTCCACCTGGAGGTGGTCCGGGGGCTCTTTGAAAATGAGGAGGCCAGGGTATACGCGGAGCTGGAGCAGTTATTTGAAAATCTGGCCGGCCGGCTGGCCGGCGAGCCAACGCTAAATTACGATTTTGACTACGATCAGCTGATTTGTTACGGGGAGCTGCTTTCGACCACCATCATTGCGCATTACCTGAATCTTGTGAAAATCCCTGCCCGCTGGATGGATATCCGCCGTTCACTCAAAACCGACAATACCTGGCGTGAGGCAAAAATAGACTGGGAGCTGTCGAACCAGTTGGTTAACGGGCAGTTTGTCTTTACCGGGGAGCGGATACTGATCACCCAGGGTTTTCTGGGTTCTACCATTAATGATCAGTCTACTTCTCTGGGCAGGGAGGGCTCGGACTATACCGCGGCCATTCTGGCATACCTGCTGAAAGCAGACAGTGTAACCATCTGGAAAGATGTACCGGGCGTGCTGAATGCAGATCCCAAATATTTTGAAAACACCGTCCTGCTTAAAGAACTCTCCTACCTGGATGCCATTGAACTGGCCTATTTCGGCACCAGTGTGATCCATCCCAAGACCATTAAGCCCCTTCAGAACAAGAATATCAATTTGCATGTAAAGTCATTTCTGGATCCTGATGCACCCGGGACCCTGGTAGGGAACCTCTCCTATAAAAGGCTGACTCCCTCCTTCATTTTTAAAATGGATCAGGTACTGATCCGCATTTCTCCCCTGGATTTTTCTTTTATTAATGAAGGGAACCTGGAGGAGATTTTCGGAATCTTCAGCAAATATGGATTAAAGATCAACCTCATGCAGAACTCGGCCATCAGCTTCAAGATGATCGTGAACAACGATAAAAGGAGGTTAAGGCTGGTTATCGATGAGCTGGAGGAGAAGTTCAGGGTGGCCTACCAGACAGGACTGGAACTGGTCACCATCCGTTACTTTGACCAGTCGACCATCGACCGGGTTATGATCAATAAGGAGCTGATCCTGGAGCAGCGAGGGCTTCAGAACATCGAGCTGTTGATCCGTGACCTGGGTTAA
- a CDS encoding Ig-like domain-containing protein — MKNSMPSVRLTLFTLFIASQGFFGSGFAQHMMDVAEPEPYRGDFAIKGDQFAIWNGFNYIPVFIKGINLGVAVPGTQPGELAATAEDYRRWFDLIKEAGYNTIRLYTLHYPRFYQELRTYNLEHPQNPLLVIHGVWLEENETAADLYGQTAFFDNEIREVVSAVHGDISIAHRFGKAYGDFNSDISPWVLAYLPGREIYPSEVRLSNEAHPGETSYDGVFFRLQSGDPVEVWLAQRLDGLLQYEQEHYQSIRPCGFSSWPTLDPIYHPTEHLLEGSSEDLEQIDLANLLSTENSPGFFIGYHAYPYYPDFIVQDPSYLAESDSLGPNNYLGYLMDLKAHYQDIPLIIAEFGVPSSWGSGHLSPSGMHHGGISEEEQGRWNIRMFDNIEHSGCAGGLQFSLIDEWFKQTWITNPYSDKQYRYLWHNITSPEQNFGILAYAPPPAAFTETASYPDSSITSIQVHSDYTFFRVRLLMKTALYMEDTLWVAFDTYESNLGESVLPDGQSIGVAPDTLRAEFALRIPMAGEHAQLYVIPSYDVFGVKDPDRLDTVVSAASDAGLWNPVKWQTSYFYNSIQYIGELNMSSSEDPYQFLNAVTLFNDSMEIRIPWTLINFPAPTVGRAMHYQSHMEGQDLVIDRRDTLSDGIAVSVVLQEDVYQSAKYQWSPWDYEQILSEAPIERKKQTFHYMKQRLPLFNSPPIGLADTFHLNPGDILEPGPEMGLLRNDFDIDGNTMQVRLPFGSITGHGSLFLHPDGSFLYDPDPGFQGSDFFMYYLEDGAASSALVPVLLEVRYPLYAEDELLAGRSSVYPNPGRDRFHITIREPFREAQLKVVDMLGKEILLLQLEEARSWIEIENIKPGVYLFILNIDQNIEQYRIIIQ; from the coding sequence ATGAAGAATTCCATGCCTTCTGTTCGTTTGACACTTTTCACACTTTTTATTGCAAGTCAGGGTTTTTTCGGCTCAGGGTTTGCTCAGCATATGATGGATGTGGCTGAACCTGAACCCTATCGTGGCGATTTTGCCATAAAAGGAGACCAGTTCGCCATATGGAACGGGTTCAACTATATCCCGGTTTTTATAAAGGGGATCAACCTGGGAGTTGCGGTTCCCGGAACACAGCCCGGAGAGCTGGCTGCCACGGCTGAAGACTACAGGCGCTGGTTTGATCTCATCAAGGAAGCAGGCTACAATACCATCCGCTTGTACACCCTTCATTATCCGAGGTTCTACCAGGAGTTAAGGACCTATAACCTGGAACATCCGCAAAATCCCCTGCTGGTTATTCACGGGGTCTGGCTTGAGGAGAATGAGACAGCTGCCGATCTTTACGGGCAGACAGCATTTTTCGACAATGAGATCAGGGAAGTGGTATCGGCCGTCCATGGCGACATCAGCATTGCGCACCGTTTCGGGAAAGCTTACGGCGACTTTAACTCGGATATCTCCCCCTGGGTTCTGGCTTACCTGCCAGGCAGGGAGATTTATCCCTCAGAGGTGCGTTTAAGCAATGAGGCTCATCCCGGTGAAACCAGCTATGACGGAGTTTTCTTCCGGCTTCAGTCAGGCGATCCGGTGGAGGTCTGGCTGGCTCAGCGTCTGGATGGCCTGCTGCAATATGAACAGGAGCATTATCAATCGATCAGGCCCTGTGGTTTCTCCTCCTGGCCCACCCTGGATCCCATTTATCATCCTACGGAGCATCTGCTGGAGGGAAGCTCGGAAGACCTGGAACAAATCGATCTGGCCAATCTGCTGAGTACAGAAAATTCTCCGGGCTTCTTTATTGGCTACCATGCCTATCCCTATTATCCCGATTTCATTGTTCAGGACCCTTCGTACCTGGCGGAATCAGATTCCCTGGGGCCCAATAATTACCTGGGCTACCTGATGGACCTGAAGGCTCATTATCAGGATATTCCCCTGATCATTGCCGAATTCGGAGTGCCTTCCAGCTGGGGCAGCGGACACCTTTCGCCTTCCGGAATGCACCATGGAGGGATATCCGAGGAGGAGCAGGGGAGATGGAACATCCGGATGTTCGACAATATAGAACATTCAGGTTGTGCAGGTGGGCTGCAGTTCTCCCTGATTGACGAATGGTTCAAGCAGACCTGGATCACAAACCCTTATTCGGACAAGCAATACCGCTATTTGTGGCACAACATCACTTCTCCCGAGCAGAATTTCGGCATCCTGGCCTATGCCCCTCCTCCGGCGGCTTTTACCGAGACAGCCTCTTACCCGGACAGTTCCATTACCAGCATACAGGTGCATTCCGATTACACCTTTTTCAGAGTGCGCCTTCTTATGAAAACGGCCTTGTACATGGAGGATACGCTCTGGGTGGCCTTTGATACCTACGAATCGAACCTGGGGGAGTCTGTACTCCCCGATGGCCAATCCATCGGAGTGGCACCGGATACCCTGCGGGCCGAGTTTGCTCTCCGGATTCCCATGGCCGGTGAGCATGCCCAGCTCTATGTGATCCCCTCTTATGATGTGTTCGGAGTTAAGGATCCGGACAGGCTGGATACCGTGGTATCCGCTGCCAGTGATGCCGGACTCTGGAATCCGGTAAAGTGGCAGACCAGCTACTTTTATAACAGTATCCAGTATATCGGGGAACTGAACATGTCCTCTTCGGAGGATCCCTACCAGTTCCTCAACGCGGTTACGCTGTTTAACGACAGCATGGAGATCCGGATCCCCTGGACCCTGATCAATTTTCCGGCTCCCACGGTGGGCCGGGCCATGCACTATCAGTCGCATATGGAAGGGCAGGACCTGGTCATCGACAGGCGGGATACACTTTCCGACGGGATTGCCGTATCTGTGGTCCTGCAGGAGGACGTATATCAATCCGCAAAATATCAATGGAGCCCCTGGGATTATGAGCAGATCCTCAGCGAAGCTCCCATTGAACGCAAAAAGCAGACCTTTCACTACATGAAACAGAGATTACCACTGTTTAACTCCCCACCCATTGGACTGGCCGATACCTTTCATCTCAATCCGGGGGATATCCTGGAGCCGGGACCAGAAATGGGATTGTTGCGTAACGATTTCGACATAGACGGGAACACGATGCAGGTCCGCCTCCCCTTTGGGAGTATCACCGGACACGGGAGCCTGTTTCTCCATCCCGACGGGAGCTTTCTGTATGATCCGGATCCCGGCTTCCAGGGGAGTGATTTCTTTATGTATTACCTCGAAGATGGAGCTGCAAGCTCTGCCCTGGTTCCCGTACTGCTGGAGGTGAGATATCCCTTATATGCAGAGGATGAGCTGCTGGCCGGAAGGTCCTCGGTTTATCCCAATCCCGGCAGAGACCGGTTCCATATCACGATCCGGGAGCCCTTCCGGGAGGCTCAGTTAAAAGTAGTGGACATGCTTGGGAAGGAGATTCTCTTATTGCAGCTTGAGGAGGCAAGGAGCTGGATAGAGATTGAAAATATAAAACCCGGAGTTTATCTATTTATTTTGAACATTGACCAAAACATTGAACAATATCGAATCATAATCCAGTAA
- a CDS encoding response regulator codes for MNILVCEDNTMMLRTIEFSLKKAGYEVFKATDGFQGIRILGEKKVDLVITDINMPYTKGLELIRHINTKMKQKIPVIVVTGITNAETRKHAEELGASGYLTKPFDLDEIVDMVNSHFGKN; via the coding sequence ATGAATATCCTTGTTTGTGAAGATAATACAATGATGTTACGAACCATTGAATTTTCCCTGAAGAAGGCGGGCTACGAAGTATTCAAGGCCACGGACGGATTTCAGGGAATAAGGATTCTTGGTGAGAAGAAGGTGGACCTGGTCATTACCGATATCAATATGCCCTATACCAAGGGATTGGAGCTGATACGCCATATCAATACAAAGATGAAGCAGAAGATACCCGTGATCGTGGTTACCGGAATTACCAATGCGGAGACCAGGAAGCATGCGGAAGAGCTTGGAGCCAGCGGATATCTGACCAAGCCTTTTGACCTGGATGAGATTGTGGACATGGTTAATTCCCATTTCGGGAAGAATTGA
- a CDS encoding YaiO family outer membrane beta-barrel protein, whose product MHRSALYSTSLLFFLVQLSAQDIPVQPGPEEEFARMRDLAVAGDYREAKSIGYRLLEVNENYFDAALYLARIHGWESGFDSAYLVLDRVIEQDPGLYEAYETCADLAYWQNNMERLEACAEQAAELRPDSAGLFERYRVALQRPGSLSMQTEIFAHYSYDHFSVPYLRNWHMLTAGAELPFKYGTLIPSLNAGYHAGELAQKTDLQMNLDAYLTLGKKNYALLGYGFSPGGEINFFPGHRVAAELWQVLPGGFALSAGMRYFYWDRHFTFLTVSAEKYVGNYWFSLRSYIFFKDYGVSGSYYLSARRYFDSKFNHLTLSLGYGTAPDEPILVVSDLDRLNALSGRLSFSKKISPAVRLLAMAGYAWEEYADQEHRHRFDMRVGAYFTIKQ is encoded by the coding sequence ATGCATAGATCAGCCCTTTATAGCACCTCTTTACTTTTTTTCCTGGTCCAGCTGTCTGCGCAGGATATCCCCGTCCAGCCGGGTCCTGAAGAGGAGTTTGCCCGTATGCGCGATCTGGCCGTTGCAGGAGATTACCGAGAGGCCAAATCGATCGGCTACCGTCTTTTGGAGGTAAATGAGAACTATTTCGATGCTGCGCTCTACCTGGCCAGGATCCACGGTTGGGAATCCGGTTTTGACTCGGCCTATCTGGTCCTTGACCGGGTAATTGAGCAAGATCCCGGGCTTTACGAGGCTTATGAAACCTGTGCGGATCTGGCCTACTGGCAGAATAATATGGAGCGACTGGAAGCCTGTGCGGAGCAGGCTGCCGAACTGCGACCCGACTCGGCCGGTCTCTTTGAAAGATACAGGGTAGCCCTGCAACGGCCAGGCTCCCTGTCCATGCAGACAGAAATCTTTGCCCACTATTCCTACGACCATTTTTCGGTTCCCTACCTGCGTAACTGGCACATGCTGACTGCCGGAGCCGAACTGCCTTTCAAATATGGGACTCTGATCCCCTCTCTGAACGCGGGCTACCATGCGGGGGAGCTGGCTCAGAAAACAGATCTTCAGATGAACCTGGATGCCTATCTGACCCTGGGGAAAAAGAATTATGCCCTGCTGGGATATGGGTTTTCTCCCGGAGGAGAGATCAACTTTTTCCCCGGACACCGTGTAGCGGCAGAGTTGTGGCAGGTACTGCCCGGGGGCTTTGCACTTTCTGCCGGCATGCGATATTTTTACTGGGACCGGCATTTTACCTTTCTCACTGTATCGGCCGAGAAGTATGTGGGCAATTACTGGTTCTCCCTGAGAAGCTACATCTTTTTCAAGGATTACGGAGTTTCCGGTTCCTACTATCTGAGCGCAAGACGATACTTTGACTCTAAATTCAACCACCTCACTCTAAGCCTGGGATATGGGACCGCCCCGGACGAACCCATCCTGGTGGTTTCTGACCTGGACCGGCTGAACGCTCTTTCGGGACGCCTTTCGTTCTCGAAAAAGATATCTCCGGCCGTGAGGCTCCTTGCCATGGCCGGCTATGCCTGGGAGGAGTATGCCGATCAGGAGCACAGACACCGGTTCGATATGAGAGTGGGAGCTTATTTTACAATTAAACAGTGA
- a CDS encoding HEAT repeat domain-containing protein has translation MSIKETYLVLVLLLLFAASGGTAACGQALTNSFQADSAIVESDPADQETTDVLSVYAQRLLNRFDKSPLLVTVLYIVILYSIVTLITLLIIILLNRRRIQREQELKDYLLEMYQELLMDYLFDKEKQEEAFKELNWVANNRINRQILIDQMIDLSINLKGEIREVIQALYIRLGLKKDSLAKAYSRKWHENVKGFRELAFMNIWDANEQIIKSLNSSNNILRMEAQTAMVRLSGGNPYEFLDLLEKPLSLWEQVTLHEMQIQHDLEVPDFKRWFSSSNTTVLIFALEMVSWYKQRGAGKEIPELFNHENEKVRYTAYKVCGDIELKMALPAMIRRYPEETFKNKLEILHAFAKVPEEKNLQFLKNVLDTEEDVQLQIQATKAMENTDEPGISMLIKLMKSKSEYKNYQIIIRHVLDGRIY, from the coding sequence GTGAGTATTAAGGAAACATATCTGGTTTTGGTGCTGTTGCTGCTTTTTGCCGCTTCAGGAGGTACGGCTGCCTGTGGCCAGGCGTTGACAAATTCCTTCCAGGCCGATAGTGCCATTGTGGAAAGCGATCCGGCAGATCAGGAGACGACGGATGTGCTTTCTGTTTATGCCCAGAGGCTTCTGAACCGTTTCGATAAATCCCCCCTCCTGGTTACCGTTCTGTACATCGTCATCCTGTATTCCATTGTTACCCTGATCACCCTGCTGATCATTATCCTGCTGAACCGAAGAAGGATACAGCGTGAACAGGAGCTGAAGGATTATTTGTTGGAGATGTACCAGGAGCTGCTGATGGATTACCTGTTTGACAAAGAGAAACAGGAGGAAGCATTTAAGGAATTGAACTGGGTGGCCAATAACCGGATAAACCGCCAGATCCTGATCGACCAGATGATCGATCTGAGTATTAATCTGAAAGGGGAGATCAGGGAGGTCATCCAGGCTCTCTATATCCGGCTGGGTTTAAAAAAGGACTCCCTGGCAAAGGCCTACAGCCGCAAATGGCACGAAAACGTCAAAGGATTCAGGGAACTGGCCTTTATGAATATCTGGGATGCCAACGAACAAATCATCAAAAGCCTGAATTCCAGTAATAATATCCTGAGGATGGAGGCTCAGACTGCCATGGTAAGGCTCTCGGGCGGAAATCCTTATGAGTTCCTCGATTTGTTGGAGAAACCTCTTTCACTCTGGGAACAGGTGACCCTGCATGAAATGCAGATCCAGCATGACCTGGAGGTCCCCGACTTTAAACGTTGGTTCAGTTCTTCCAATACCACCGTGCTTATATTTGCACTGGAGATGGTTTCCTGGTACAAGCAACGGGGAGCGGGAAAGGAGATTCCGGAGCTTTTTAATCACGAGAATGAAAAGGTCCGTTATACGGCCTATAAAGTATGCGGCGACATTGAACTCAAAATGGCCCTTCCGGCCATGATCCGGAGATACCCGGAGGAGACCTTTAAAAACAAGCTGGAGATCCTGCACGCTTTTGCCAAAGTACCCGAAGAGAAGAATCTGCAGTTTCTGAAGAATGTGTTGGATACAGAGGAGGATGTACAGTTACAAATCCAGGCCACAAAAGCCATGGAGAATACTGATGAACCCGGTATTTCCATGTTGATCAAGCTTATGAAATCTAAATCCGAATATAAAAATTACCAGATCATTATACGGCATGTATTGGACGGTCGGATCTACTAG